Proteins encoded together in one Acipenser ruthenus chromosome 22, fAciRut3.2 maternal haplotype, whole genome shotgun sequence window:
- the LOC117973774 gene encoding nucleotide exchange factor SIL1-like — protein MTVKRRFLKKVLLVLSVLLCVPRCLSGTGTARSALTVVEGSEPDGEAQVSDDEDPEDLEVFQPTDQWQELRPGQAVPAGSHVRLDLQTGKREAKLQDSPGEEEEGGRQGTVNTESQTFTAQELKKALKHFKEAAVVPTDEEKEAAEALRAQFRPLDELKRDMEVLGMMMETDFQIMSRLLQQFNSSAASLEERVSALRELEYLVHQVDNAQDFITIGGLQLVIGTLNSSEAVLQEHAALVLGSALSSNPVVQVESVEGGALQKLLLLLATEQPLPVKKKALFAMASLLRHFPFAQQRFLKLGGLQVLEALFLSSGGASLRVRAVTLLYDMIVEKELILQHGLDPVPDASHEARLRQYSQVSLLPQLAERGWCGLVPELLASPEHDVREKALRALLAMMPPCRELYRGDRALAGALSLLQEQYQGLAESERGFGDEDDYFGELLGLVESMLGKLR, from the exons GCGCGGTCCGCCCTCACGGTGGTGGAGGGCAGTGAGCCGGACGGAGAGGCCCAGGTGAGCGATGATGAGGACCCAGAGGACCTGGAGGTGTTTCAGCCCACCGACCAGTGGCAGGAGCTCAGGCCAG GCCAGGCTGTGCCGGCAGGATCCCACGTGCGCCTGGACCTCCAGACTGGGAAGAGGGAAGCCAAGCTGCAGGATAGcccgggggaggaggaggaggggggcag GCAGGGCACGGTGAACACGGAGTCTCAGACCTTCACTGCTCAGGAGCTGAAGAAAGCTCTGAAACATTTTAAAGAAGCTGCCGTGGTGCCCACTGATGAGGAGAAG gaGGCAGCGGAGGCGCTGAGGGCTCAATTCCGCCCCCTGGACGAGCTCAAGAGGGACATGGAGGTGCTCGGTATGATGATGGAGACAGACTTCCAGATCATGTCCCGCCTGCTACAGCAGTTCAACAGCTCTGCAGCCTCGCTGGAGGAGAGGGTCTCTGCACTGCGAGAGCTGGAGTACCTCGTACACCAG GTGGACAATGCCCAGGATTTCATCACCATTGGGGGTCTGCAGCTGGTCATCGGCACCCTGAACAGCTCAGAGGCAGTGCTGCAGGAACACGCTGCCTTGGTGCTGGGCTCTGCACTCTCCAG TAACCCCGTGGTGCAGGTGGAGTCTGTGGAGGGGGGAGCTCTtcagaagctgctgctgctgctggccacCGAGCAGCCCCTGCCTGTCAAGAAGAAG gctCTGTTCGCCATGGCCTCCCTGCTGCGTCACTTCCCCTTCGCTCAGCAGCGCTTCCTGAAGCTGGGTGGTCTGCAGGTGCTCGAGGCGCTGTTCCTCTCTTCGGGGGGGGCGTCCCTGCGTGTGCGAGCCGTCACCCTGCTCTACGACATGATCGTCGAGAAG gAGCTGATCCTGCAGCATGGTCTTGACCCAGTCCCCGATGCCTCACACGAGGCCCGGCTCCGGCAGTACTCCCAGGTGTCTCTGCTGCCCCAGCTTGCAGAGCGAGGCTGGTGCGGGCTGGTCCCGGAGCTGCTGGCCTCTCCGGAGCACGACGTGCGTGAGAAGGCCCTGCGCGCGCTGCTCGCCATGATGCCACCCTGCCGGGAGCTGTACCGGGGGGACCGTGCGCTCGCCGGAGCCCTCAGCCTCCTGCAGGAGCAGTACCAGGGGCTGGCGGAGAGCGAGCGCGGCTTCGGAGACGAGGACGACTACTTCGGGGAGCTGCTGGGCCTGGTGGAGAGCATGCTGGGAAAGCTGAGGTGA
- the LOC117431126 gene encoding trypsin inhibitor ClTI-1-like: MKTTCLLLTLALLCLSEFSLAEQPSGQPKEPNCAQYLGAMCPRDYNPVCGTNGQTYSNECVLCMENRMKNEHIRIRSEGECLE, from the exons ATGAAGACCACTTGCCTTCTTCTGACCCTGGCCCTGCTCTGCCTTTCTG AATTCAGTTTGGCTGAACAACCTTCTGGCCAACCAAAGGAG CCTAACTGTGCGCAGTACCTAGGTGCTATGTGTCCCAGGGACTACAATCCGGTGTGCGGGACCAATGGCCAGACTTACTCCAACGAGTGCGTACTGTGCATGGAAAACAG GATGAAGAACGAGCACATCCGGATCCGGAGCGAGGGGGAGTGCCTGGAATGA